One genomic segment of Longimicrobium sp. includes these proteins:
- a CDS encoding ectonucleotide pyrophosphatase/phosphodiesterase: MMTIRRAAALAVLAPALAACGGLNRSAATPRTFDGVARHVVVISVDGLRADAIEAAGAANLQRMMREGAWSLRAQTILPSRTLPSHTSMITGQPPEVHGITFNDERVDAEGRVTVPTMFDVADKAGLYTAAYFAKAKFRHLIHPDAPDDVEAPRGLEVVMAPRMTQDVVQFLQFRRPDLLFVHIPDPDIAGHSVGWMSTPYRWAVRRADAAVEQIRRAAVRTFGDDVVVIVTADHGGHGRDHGTDAPEDMTIPWIAWGTGVKPGRIEAPIRTFDTAATTLWLLGVEVPADWAGRPVESAFDRPAVAAPAP, from the coding sequence ATGATGACCATTCGGCGGGCGGCCGCGCTGGCGGTGCTGGCCCCCGCGCTCGCGGCGTGCGGCGGGCTGAACCGGAGCGCGGCTACCCCGCGGACGTTCGACGGGGTGGCGCGGCACGTGGTGGTGATCTCGGTCGATGGGCTGCGCGCCGACGCCATCGAGGCGGCGGGGGCGGCCAACCTGCAGCGGATGATGCGCGAGGGGGCGTGGTCGCTGCGGGCGCAGACCATCCTGCCCAGCCGCACGCTGCCGTCGCACACCTCCATGATCACCGGCCAGCCGCCCGAGGTGCACGGCATCACCTTCAACGACGAGCGGGTGGATGCCGAAGGGCGGGTGACGGTGCCCACGATGTTCGACGTGGCCGACAAGGCGGGACTGTACACGGCGGCCTACTTCGCCAAGGCCAAGTTCCGCCACCTGATTCACCCCGACGCGCCCGACGACGTGGAGGCGCCGCGCGGGCTGGAGGTGGTGATGGCGCCGCGGATGACGCAGGACGTCGTTCAGTTCCTGCAGTTCCGCCGGCCCGACCTGCTGTTCGTGCACATTCCCGATCCGGACATCGCGGGGCACTCGGTGGGATGGATGTCGACGCCCTACCGCTGGGCGGTGCGCCGGGCCGACGCGGCGGTCGAGCAGATCCGCCGCGCGGCGGTGCGCACCTTCGGCGACGACGTGGTGGTGATCGTGACGGCGGACCACGGCGGGCACGGGCGCGACCACGGCACCGACGCCCCCGAGGACATGACCATCCCGTGGATCGCCTGGGGCACGGGGGTGAAGCCGGGGCGCATCGAGGCGCCCATCCGCACCTTCGACACCGCCGCGACCACGCTCTGGCTGCTGGGCGTGGAGGTGCCCGCGGACTGGGCCGGGCGGCCGGTCGAAAGCGCGTTCGATCGCCCTGCCGTGGCGGCTCCGGCTCCGTGA
- a CDS encoding response regulator yields the protein MSEILYADDEEGLRQMVSDFLRHAGHEVRLAENGTQALAEVRRQPPDMVILDYRMGRPDGLEVCRDIKADPRVSHLPVLILTAQSSIEDRLGGFEAGADDYLAKPFDPRELLARVSALTRQVQRVLDRNPTTGLAGGLAIEREIQRRRDRGDAFAVCYFDLDDFKPFADRFGFAVADQAIREAGRSVATTVEGRDAFVGHVGGDDFVAVCRPEDAKEIVLTARARFSQGLPRHLPEDAVRAGVYVARDRQGVEREFRLTRLSAAIVTVAPDRWTSLEALGERVAEAKRQSKTPGGGGIAEAEL from the coding sequence ATGAGCGAAATCCTGTACGCGGACGACGAAGAAGGGCTGCGCCAGATGGTGTCGGACTTCCTGCGCCACGCCGGCCACGAGGTGCGCCTGGCCGAGAACGGCACGCAGGCCCTGGCCGAGGTGCGCCGCCAGCCTCCCGACATGGTGATCCTGGACTACCGCATGGGGCGCCCGGACGGCCTGGAGGTGTGCCGCGACATCAAGGCAGATCCGCGCGTCAGCCACCTGCCGGTGCTCATCCTCACCGCGCAGTCCAGCATCGAGGACCGCCTGGGCGGCTTCGAGGCCGGGGCGGACGACTACCTGGCCAAGCCCTTCGACCCCCGCGAACTGCTGGCGCGGGTGTCGGCGCTCACCCGGCAGGTGCAGCGCGTGCTGGACCGCAATCCCACGACGGGGCTGGCCGGCGGGCTGGCCATCGAGCGCGAGATCCAGCGCCGGCGCGACCGCGGCGACGCGTTCGCCGTCTGCTACTTCGACCTGGACGACTTCAAGCCGTTCGCGGACCGCTTCGGCTTCGCCGTAGCCGACCAGGCCATCCGCGAGGCCGGGCGCTCCGTGGCGACCACCGTCGAGGGGCGTGACGCCTTCGTGGGCCACGTGGGCGGCGACGACTTCGTGGCCGTCTGCCGGCCCGAGGACGCCAAGGAGATCGTGCTGACCGCCCGCGCCCGCTTCTCGCAGGGGCTGCCGCGCCACCTGCCCGAAGACGCGGTGCGCGCGGGCGTCTACGTGGCGCGCGACCGGCAGGGGGTGGAGCGCGAGTTCCGGCTGACGCGCCTTTCGGCGGCCATCGTCACGGTGGCGCCGGACCGCTGGACCTCGCTGGAGGCGCTGGGCGAGCGCGTGGCCGAAGCCAAGCGGCAGTCGAAGACCCCCGGCGGCGGCGGCATCGCCGAAGCAGAGCTGTAG